One Saimiri boliviensis isolate mSaiBol1 chromosome 5, mSaiBol1.pri, whole genome shotgun sequence genomic window carries:
- the HJURP gene encoding Holliday junction recognition protein isoform X2, whose amino-acid sequence MEDEGMEDDALLQKLTASRRRFQRRMQRLLEKYNQPFEDAPVVQMATLTYETPQGLRIWGGRLIQERNKGEIQDSLVRPTDRTDGSVQAAAQAPELPSHHTVLGADSKSSDVYVTSDQEESVAWALAPAVPQSPLKNELRRKYLSQVDILLQGAEYFEYAANRAGKDVRVTPLPSLASPTMPATGYCGFVSGKNSGDPEKPAPSPREWGPSHTSSTDVALVPRNDGLSLQETSSSSFSSSQPFEDDGICNVTISDLYAGMLHSMSRLLSTKPSSIISTKTFIMQNWNSRKRHRCKSRMNKTYCKGGRRSQRSPKESFAVCSEPVKETGALRDCKNSLDVSRRKTGLKLEKPFLEVNKPQARKLHPSWKELKVTPSKYSSLTYFSSSATHNLDKENRFRTLKWLISPVKIVSRPRIRQGHGANHQREIEIRFDQLHQEYCLSPRSQPHRIGLPDSWAVNLYRGSPVSPGGFQGLETRRLSLPSSKTKARSLSETFENLGKSCLEASRYLSKSDSSSSLPGTNPTHNPAHTQQTSDLHVQGNHSGVVRKSVSPSKTLSVPDKEVLGHGRNRYDEIKEEFDKLHQKYCPRSPGQMKVPLCIGVSPDKASMEAEYQADVFLEKLNPDPRFQGFWKLPSSPLGCRENLPDSTAIEAHSSTRVACARDHQFPAKRPRLSDPQGSGRQADARGASGGVGNAVRPGEQGSSSQPSSEERKKNTSYGTEEKSGIVLEKFRAKSL is encoded by the exons GACTCCCTCGTGAGGCCCACAGACAGGACAGATGGCTCCGTGCAAGCTGCAGCGCAGGCTCCTGAGCTTCCCTCGCACCACACAGTCCTGGGAGCCG attcaAAAAGCAGTGACGTCTATGTCACTTCAGACCAGGAAGAGTCAGTGGCTTGGGCCTTAGCG CCTGCAGTGCCTCAAAGCcctttgaaaaatgaattaaGAAGGAAATACTTGAGCCAAGTGGATATACTGCTACAAGGTGCAGAGTATTTTGAG TATGCAGCTAACAGAGCTGGAAAGGATGTACGTGTGACTCCGCTCCCGTCACTGGCCTCACCCACCATGCCTGCCACTG GATACTGCGGTTTTGTCTCCGGAAAGAATTCTGGTGACCCAGAGAAACCAGCACCATCTCCCAGAGAATGGGGTCCTTCACATACTTCCTCCACAGACGTGGCCTTAGTACCTAGAAATGACGGCCTCTCCCTACAAGAGACCAGTAGCAGCAGCTTCTCAAGCAGCCAGCCCTTTGAAGACGATGGCATTTGCAACGTGACCATCAGTGACCTGTACGCGGGGATGCTGCATTCCATGAGCCGGCTGTTGAGCACAAAGCCATCAAGCATCATCTCCACTAAAACGTTCATCATGCAAAACTGGAACTCCAGGAAGAGGCACAGATGTAAGAGCAGGATGAACAAAACATACTGCAAAGGAGGCAGGCGTTCTCAGAGGAGCCCCAAGGAGAGCTTTGCTGTCTGCTCTGAGCCTGTGAAAGAGACAGGAGCATTAAGAGACTGCAAGAACTCACTGGATGTTTCTCGTCGTAAGACAGGTTTAAAATTGGAAAAACCTTTTCTTGAAGTCAACAAACCCCAAGCCCGTAAGTTACATCCGAGTTGGAAGGAGCTGAAAGTGACACCCTCGAAGTATTCTTCCTTGACTTATTTCAGCTCCAGTGCAACACATAATCTTGATAAGGAAAATAGATTTAGGacattaaaatggttaatttctCCTGTAAAAATAGTTTCCAGACCAAGAATACGACAGGGCCATGGAGCGAACCATCAGAGGGAGATTGAAATCCGATTTGATCAGCTTCATCAGGAATATTGCCTGAGTCCCAGGAGCCAGCCTCACCGGATTGGCCTCCCAGACTCCTGGGCCGTGAACTTGTACAGAGGGAGCCCTGTGAGCCCCGGTGGCTTTCAGGGCTTAGAAACCCGCAGGCTGAGTTTACCTTCcagcaaaacaaaagcaagaagtTTAAGTGAGACTTTTGAAAACCTGGGCAAAAGTTGTCTGGAAGCAAGTAGGTACCTATCCAAGAGTGATTCCTCTTCATCACTTCCAGGGACCAACCCCACACACAACCCAGCTCACACACAGCAGACATCTGATCTTCATGTTCAAGGAAACCATTCTGGAGTAGTTAGAAAGTCAGTATCGCCCAGCAAAACTCTTTCAGTCCCAGATAAAGAAGTGCTAGGCCATGGAAGGAATCGTTAcgatgaaataaaagaagaatttgaCAAGCTTCATCAAAAATATTGCCCCAGATCCCCTGGGCAGATGAAGGTGCCTTTATGTATTGGAGTCTCTCCAGATAAAGCAAGTATGGAAGCTGAGTATCAAGCAGAcgtctttttagaaaaattaaatccaGACCCTCGTTTCCAGGGTTTCTGGAAGTTACCGTCATCACCCCTGGGGTGCAGAGAAAATCTACCGGATTCAACTGCAATTGAGGCTCATTCGTCTACACGTGTTGCTTGTGCCAGAGACCATCAGTTCCCTGCGAAAAGACCCAGGTTATCAGACCCCCAGGGCTCCGGACGCCAGGCTGATGCCCGGGGTGCCTCAGGTGGGGTAGGCAACGCTGTCAGACCGGGAGAGCAAGGCAGCTCTTCACAGCCCAGCTCAGAAGAGAGGAAG AAGAACACATCTTACGGGACGGAAGAGAAAAGTGGTATTGTGCTAGAAAAATTCAGAGCTAAAAGTCTGTAG
- the HJURP gene encoding Holliday junction recognition protein isoform X1: MEDEGMEDDALLQKLTASRRRFQRRMQRLLEKYNQPFEDAPVVQMATLTYETPQGLRIWGGRLIQERNKGEIQDSLVRPTDRTDGSVQAAAQAPELPSHHTVLGADSKSSDVYVTSDQEESVAWALAPAVPQSPLKNELRRKYLSQVDILLQGAEYFEYAANRAGKDVRVTPLPSLASPTMPATGYCGFVSGKNSGDPEKPAPSPREWGPSHTSSTDVALVPRNDGLSLQETSSSSFSSSQPFEDDGICNVTISDLYAGMLHSMSRLLSTKPSSIISTKTFIMQNWNSRKRHRCKSRMNKTYCKGGRRSQRSPKESFAVCSEPVKETGALRDCKNSLDVSRRKTGLKLEKPFLEVNKPQARKLHPSWKELKVTPSKYSSLTYFSSSATHNLDKENRFRTLKWLISPVKIVSRPRIRQGHGANHQREIEIRFDQLHQEYCLSPRSQPHRIGLPDSWAVNLYRGSPVSPGGFQGLETRRLSLPSSKTKARSLSETFENLGKSCLEASRYLSKSDSSSSLPGTNPTHNPAHTQQTSDLHVQGNHSGVVRKSVSPSKTLSVPDKEVLGHGRNRYDEIKEEFDKLHQKYCPRSPGQMKVPLCIGVSPDKASMEAEYQADVFLEKLNPDPRFQGFWKLPSSPLGCRENLPDSTAIEAHSSTRVACARDHQFPAKRPRLSDPQGSGRQADARGASGGVGNAVRPGEQGSSSQPSSEERKRKEEHILRDGREKWYCARKIQS; the protein is encoded by the exons GACTCCCTCGTGAGGCCCACAGACAGGACAGATGGCTCCGTGCAAGCTGCAGCGCAGGCTCCTGAGCTTCCCTCGCACCACACAGTCCTGGGAGCCG attcaAAAAGCAGTGACGTCTATGTCACTTCAGACCAGGAAGAGTCAGTGGCTTGGGCCTTAGCG CCTGCAGTGCCTCAAAGCcctttgaaaaatgaattaaGAAGGAAATACTTGAGCCAAGTGGATATACTGCTACAAGGTGCAGAGTATTTTGAG TATGCAGCTAACAGAGCTGGAAAGGATGTACGTGTGACTCCGCTCCCGTCACTGGCCTCACCCACCATGCCTGCCACTG GATACTGCGGTTTTGTCTCCGGAAAGAATTCTGGTGACCCAGAGAAACCAGCACCATCTCCCAGAGAATGGGGTCCTTCACATACTTCCTCCACAGACGTGGCCTTAGTACCTAGAAATGACGGCCTCTCCCTACAAGAGACCAGTAGCAGCAGCTTCTCAAGCAGCCAGCCCTTTGAAGACGATGGCATTTGCAACGTGACCATCAGTGACCTGTACGCGGGGATGCTGCATTCCATGAGCCGGCTGTTGAGCACAAAGCCATCAAGCATCATCTCCACTAAAACGTTCATCATGCAAAACTGGAACTCCAGGAAGAGGCACAGATGTAAGAGCAGGATGAACAAAACATACTGCAAAGGAGGCAGGCGTTCTCAGAGGAGCCCCAAGGAGAGCTTTGCTGTCTGCTCTGAGCCTGTGAAAGAGACAGGAGCATTAAGAGACTGCAAGAACTCACTGGATGTTTCTCGTCGTAAGACAGGTTTAAAATTGGAAAAACCTTTTCTTGAAGTCAACAAACCCCAAGCCCGTAAGTTACATCCGAGTTGGAAGGAGCTGAAAGTGACACCCTCGAAGTATTCTTCCTTGACTTATTTCAGCTCCAGTGCAACACATAATCTTGATAAGGAAAATAGATTTAGGacattaaaatggttaatttctCCTGTAAAAATAGTTTCCAGACCAAGAATACGACAGGGCCATGGAGCGAACCATCAGAGGGAGATTGAAATCCGATTTGATCAGCTTCATCAGGAATATTGCCTGAGTCCCAGGAGCCAGCCTCACCGGATTGGCCTCCCAGACTCCTGGGCCGTGAACTTGTACAGAGGGAGCCCTGTGAGCCCCGGTGGCTTTCAGGGCTTAGAAACCCGCAGGCTGAGTTTACCTTCcagcaaaacaaaagcaagaagtTTAAGTGAGACTTTTGAAAACCTGGGCAAAAGTTGTCTGGAAGCAAGTAGGTACCTATCCAAGAGTGATTCCTCTTCATCACTTCCAGGGACCAACCCCACACACAACCCAGCTCACACACAGCAGACATCTGATCTTCATGTTCAAGGAAACCATTCTGGAGTAGTTAGAAAGTCAGTATCGCCCAGCAAAACTCTTTCAGTCCCAGATAAAGAAGTGCTAGGCCATGGAAGGAATCGTTAcgatgaaataaaagaagaatttgaCAAGCTTCATCAAAAATATTGCCCCAGATCCCCTGGGCAGATGAAGGTGCCTTTATGTATTGGAGTCTCTCCAGATAAAGCAAGTATGGAAGCTGAGTATCAAGCAGAcgtctttttagaaaaattaaatccaGACCCTCGTTTCCAGGGTTTCTGGAAGTTACCGTCATCACCCCTGGGGTGCAGAGAAAATCTACCGGATTCAACTGCAATTGAGGCTCATTCGTCTACACGTGTTGCTTGTGCCAGAGACCATCAGTTCCCTGCGAAAAGACCCAGGTTATCAGACCCCCAGGGCTCCGGACGCCAGGCTGATGCCCGGGGTGCCTCAGGTGGGGTAGGCAACGCTGTCAGACCGGGAGAGCAAGGCAGCTCTTCACAGCCCAGCTCAGAAGAGAGGAAG aggAAAGAAGAACACATCTTACGGGACGGAAGAGAAAAGTGGTATTGTGCTAGAAAAATTCAGAGCTAA